The DNA region TTGCCTTCCAAATCTTTAAATGGACCATCAACAATTACTACCGCATCATTTTGCATCAAATTTATTGAATGTTTAGTGGTATCTTTACTCATTCTCTGGAACAGTTCGTCTATCTCTTTTTTATCTATTGGCACTGGATAAATTCCAGAACCAACAAAACCGGTAACTCGTGGGGTATTTCTAACCACGTACCAAGAATCATCAGTAACAACCATTTCAACCAAAATATAGCCGGGATAAATTTTTTCTTCTTCTTCAACCCTCTTTCCACCCTTAATTTTTATTTTCTTCTCTGTAGGCACGATGACATTAAAAATCTTGTCTTCCATACCCAAAGACTCAATTCTTTGTTTTAAATTTCGGGCAACAGCATTTTCGTAACCGGCATAAGTATGAATAACATACCAATTTCGGCCCTCGGAAATTTTTTGCTTGACCGAAGAAAGTTGGGAATCACCAACTTCCTTTTCAAAAACGTGAGTGTCAGAAGAGATCTCTATTTTGCCGTCCGAATTCTCCTCCTTCGGCTGATTTTGCTGATTATTTTCATCCATAACTAATAACTAAAATACAAGATATTCAATGATTTGGGCAAAAATATAATCAAATAGACCCAAAAATAAGGCGACGAAAAAAGAGATAGCAACAACAACGAGAGTAAAAACCAAAGTTTGTCGTCTGGTCGGCCAGCTGACATGCTTCAACTCGCCTTTGGTATCTTTGACATAATTTAATACTCGCTTCATAAAATCTTTAAAAAAAGCCCTGACGGGCGTAGCCCAATACTACGCCCTTATGAAATTAAAGTCAATAAGACAACTCACCTTATCTCATAGGTGATATGGACTTGAGAGATAATCTTGTTCTCACCGGCAGGAATTCCGGGAACAGGCGTCGCTTCTGATTTTAATACGGCCTCATTCATAAAATCGCCGCCTAAACCATACGGATAAAAATCTCCGGATTCAGAAAAATTCACCATTCTCACTAATTTTACTCCCAGGTCACGGCTCAAATCCTTGGCTTTTTTCTGGGCTTCTTCTATTGCCATTTTTCTGGCTTCGGCTTTATGACTTTCTTTGTTATCAACCAAGAAATCCGGACCAGAAATATTTGAAACATTTGCTCCGCCTAAAACAGAGATTATTTCTCCAACCTTGTCCAAGTTACGAATTTTTAAAGAAATTGAATGGCTTAATTCATAGCCAACCAAAACTCTTTCATTTGAGGGAATTCGGTATCCAGAAACAAAGTTCGCGTATTCATAACGCGGAGAAAGATTATAGCCAGTGGTTTTAATATCTTTTTCTTCCAGTCCTTTCTGTTTTAATTCACCTAAAAGAGAGTTCATCTTTTTAGTAACTGCCGCTTGGGTTTCAGAAGCAGTTGCCTTCTCTTCAGTAATAGAAAAAGACACTGTGGCAACATCAGGTACGGCAAAGACTTCCCCTGTACCAGAAACAGAAATTACATTTTGCGGATAAACTCCCGAACCAATATAACGAAAATCCTTTAAATCGCTTATAACCCTAACGACCAAAAACAATGACAATAAGATAGCGACCAAACTTGCTGCCTTGAAAAACTTGTTTAATTCTGGACTGCTCATAATTTTTATAGTTTAAACTAAATAATAATCACCTAATCATCTTATCAAATCTTTCTCTTGTAAGCGATAAGCAGAAATTAAATTTTCAAAAAGCGCCGAAACAGTAAGCGGTCCAACCCCGCCAGGAACCGGAGTTATCGCCTCAACAATATCCTTAACCGCTTCAAAATCAACGTCGCCGACAATTTTTCTGCCAGAAATCTCTTCCTCAAGCTTACCGGTTGGTAAAGAATTTATGCCGACATCAATAACAATCTGGCCCGGAGACACAAATTTCTCATCAACAAAATTCGGCTGACCGATTGCTACGACCAAGATTTCCGCCTGTCGGCTAATTTCAGAAAGATTTTCTGTTTTTCTGTGAGACACAGTGATTGTCGCGTCACGATTCAAAAAAGCCAGCGCAATCGGTTTGCCGACAAGATCCGACCGGCCGATAATAACCACTCTCTTTCCGCTCAAAGAAATCTCAAAAAAATCCAAAATATTCAAAACACCCTTGGCGGTGGCCGGAATAAATCCACCCGCCTCTTTATTCCAAAGCTTTTTTAAATTCACAGACGAGAGGCCGTCCACATCTTTTTGACAATCAATTTCATCAAAAAAACTGCTGGAACCTAAATGACTTGGTAACGGCAATTGCAATATAATTCCGTGAAAATTTCTATCAATATTCACTTTTTTGAGTTCTCTTGCCAGACTTTCTTGATCTATGCTGTCCGCAAAACGGAAATGCTCAACCTGCGCGCCTATTTGTTCGGCAAACTCTTTTTTCTTTTTTATATAAAGTGTAGACTCGGGATTATCGCCAACTTGGAAAATCGCAAGTTTTGGGGATTTGGAAAAACCAGCAATCTCTTCCGTAAGTTTGTTTTTTATTCGCAAAGCCACTTTTTTACCATCAAGGATTTTTGTCATTTTTTGAATATACAACGAAAATCAAAATTACTCCACAGAAAAAGCCCCGACGATTGGGGCTTGTTGTCAGTTAGGAGTCCTGACGATGAAGTAGTTGCCGACGCCGTAGACCTGCGGCTGATGAGGTTCCGACCGCTTCTCTGTCTCGAGAAGGTGCAGATGGTAGCCGTCTTTTTTATCACAGATTGAGACGGCAAGAATTTCATCGTTATTCCCGGTAACGAAGAAGTGCCACCAAAATCCGGAAGGAAGTGCTGGCAATTTGTTTTCCCCCACGATCCAGCGAATCTGTCGGGAAGACAAAACCAGTTTCTGTCTGATGTGCCTCTCACCTCCGGCTGCCCGGACAATGGCTTGCATGTTTAGATTGACCGTCAAACGGCGCGCTTCCGCTCTTGTTGCCTCCGTAGCAACATTTGGCACACCAAACCGGTCAATTCCCGAAGCCTGCTTGAACGGAGAACTTCGGTCTTCTTCCTTGACCAAGAACGGGTGGGTGTCCACCAATTCAAGTGGCGGGATCTCGAACGATCCCTGCACCTTCTGGAGCGCCCGAAAACTTCGCCTCGACATGATCGGCAACGCCAACCTATTGTCAGAATCCATCTCGCCCCCTTCTGCCGGTTTCCGGCTGAAATTTCCACGAGCCAGCACAAAACAGTCCGGATAAAATTTTATCAAGACTTAAATCAAACTCCAAATCCTAGGTGTTAAAAATCGCCTCGGTCTTGCTTAAGAATGTTTTCAGAAAAGTTACTTCTTAAAGAAGATGTGGTAGAGATTGAGCGGAGATTCTTAAACTCGCCACGAACAGATCCGGTAACCACTGGCGAGATTAAAATACCTGTGTTTGGTCCCTCTTCGCTGACAGAAATATCTTCTGAGCCAGTATCAGAAAATTCAATTCTAATCGGCAGTTTGTGACTGGCCTCCAAAAGCATTTTAATTTCACTTGCCGATCTGAAAACCGAATCAAAAACTTCTATCGCCTCTCTGTTGGATTTTATTTCAAACAAAACTCGGCCTTCCTCCAATTCACCTCTTATCTGACTTAATCTTTTACCAAAATTATCGTTGACTATTTTTTGTCTCTTTATCAAAATTTCAGCATCATCAACCGCCTTTTCAGCCCTAGCCAACTTGATTTTTGCGGTTTCCGACAAATCATTGGGTGCTCCTTCTATATCAACTTCTGGTGCAATGGAGCGCTCCATGGTGATACTAGCTAGATTTTCTTTGGCTCTGGGAGCAACAGACGCAACTTCTCCAACAACAACTTCGAGACTTGAGAGGATTCTCTCGTTAGCGCTCAAAGATATTTCAAGTTGGTCCTGCAAAATCGCCACCTTTTCGTTTTCTCCCATATTTTTCAGAACACCAACATAGTTTTTTATATTTTCAACATGTTTTTCCAGCCGGCTCTCAACAATCTCTATAGCTTCTGGTGAAAGACGCCCTGTGGCAATAACTGCTTGAGTCTCTTGTAATCTCTTTCCAACTAATTTAACTTCCCGAGTAGCTTTGGCGGCAGTTGAGAAATCAAAAGACCCAGCCAGACGCTCGTTGAATTCGGTTTTGACAGGATATAACAAGTCTCCGGGTACTGCTCTACTAGCCGCTGCCATAACCCCGCCCCCGCTCAAAACAAAAATCAAAAGTGCGGCAAACGAAACCGCCAAGCGTGGTTGCGACAAATACCAAAACCACTTTTGAGCAA from Candidatus Paceibacterota bacterium includes:
- the nusG gene encoding transcription termination/antitermination protein NusG, with amino-acid sequence MSSDTHVFEKEVGDSQLSSVKQKISEGRNWYVIHTYAGYENAVARNLKQRIESLGMEDKIFNVIVPTEKKIKIKGGKRVEEEEKIYPGYILVEMVVTDDSWYVVRNTPRVTGFVGSGIYPVPIDKKEIDELFQRMSKDTTKHSINLMQNDAVVIVDGPFKDLEGKVSEIDEVRGKVKVLVSMFGRETPVELDFLQVKRI
- the secE gene encoding preprotein translocase subunit SecE, with translation MKRVLNYVKDTKGELKHVSWPTRRQTLVFTLVVVAISFFVALFLGLFDYIFAQIIEYLVF
- a CDS encoding SIMPL domain-containing protein (The SIMPL domain is named for its presence in mouse protein SIMPL (signalling molecule that associates with mouse pelle-like kinase). Bacterial member BP26, from Brucella, was shown to assemble into a channel-like structure, while YggE from E. coli has been associated with resistance to oxidative stress.) is translated as MSSPELNKFFKAASLVAILLSLFLVVRVISDLKDFRYIGSGVYPQNVISVSGTGEVFAVPDVATVSFSITEEKATASETQAAVTKKMNSLLGELKQKGLEEKDIKTTGYNLSPRYEYANFVSGYRIPSNERVLVGYELSHSISLKIRNLDKVGEIISVLGGANVSNISGPDFLVDNKESHKAEARKMAIEEAQKKAKDLSRDLGVKLVRMVNFSESGDFYPYGLGGDFMNEAVLKSEATPVPGIPAGENKIISQVHITYEIR
- a CDS encoding bifunctional 5,10-methylenetetrahydrofolate dehydrogenase/5,10-methenyltetrahydrofolate cyclohydrolase, which translates into the protein MTKILDGKKVALRIKNKLTEEIAGFSKSPKLAIFQVGDNPESTLYIKKKKEFAEQIGAQVEHFRFADSIDQESLARELKKVNIDRNFHGIILQLPLPSHLGSSSFFDEIDCQKDVDGLSSVNLKKLWNKEAGGFIPATAKGVLNILDFFEISLSGKRVVIIGRSDLVGKPIALAFLNRDATITVSHRKTENLSEISRQAEILVVAIGQPNFVDEKFVSPGQIVIDVGINSLPTGKLEEEISGRKIVGDVDFEAVKDIVEAITPVPGGVGPLTVSALFENLISAYRLQEKDLIR
- a CDS encoding DUF5667 domain-containing protein; amino-acid sequence: MEDKFQKIFSEFNNIHLSEDEKNLLKNRIISEINLISLRGDLDKQRFAQKWFWYLSQPRLAVSFAALLIFVLSGGGVMAAASRAVPGDLLYPVKTEFNERLAGSFDFSTAAKATREVKLVGKRLQETQAVIATGRLSPEAIEIVESRLEKHVENIKNYVGVLKNMGENEKVAILQDQLEISLSANERILSSLEVVVGEVASVAPRAKENLASITMERSIAPEVDIEGAPNDLSETAKIKLARAEKAVDDAEILIKRQKIVNDNFGKRLSQIRGELEEGRVLFEIKSNREAIEVFDSVFRSASEIKMLLEASHKLPIRIEFSDTGSEDISVSEEGPNTGILISPVVTGSVRGEFKNLRSISTTSSLRSNFSENILKQDRGDF